Within the Barnesiella intestinihominis YIT 11860 genome, the region AGCAATATCTCCTTTTTCTTGAAATAACTCGGCCATACCTTTGTAAAATTGGAGGCGGTAATAGTAATGGTTTTGCTGTTCGGCTAGTATAAGCCCATTTTGGTAAGCTGTATTTGCTTCGTCGTAACGTCTTTCCGCTTTCAGAAAGTTGCCGTAATAAAGGTAGGCTTCGGTGAGTACGTCTATATTGGTGCGTTGCGTGTGGTTTAGTACTTTTCGGAAATATAGTTCGGCTTGTTGAGGTTTTCCAATGGCGGCAAGTATGTTCCCGTGGATTACGTCCGGTTCGTCGGTGTTGGCCATATGTGTCGCAATGGCGGTGGCTTCAGATATATAATGTAGCGCTTCGTCATAATTTTTCGAAAGATAGTACATGGTGGCAACGTTCAATGCGCCGAGAAAGCGTACATAATCATTATGTAGTTTGCTTCCCCCTTCGTATACCTCCAATGCGTATTTTATACCTGAGGGGTCGTTTCGAAGGTAGTAAATCCTCGTCATATTGCTTAAAATGATATAATAATTTGTTTTATCCTCACTTGCGTCGGCATATTGCAGAGCCTCTTGGAAGTAGGCGAGGGAGGCATTGTAATTGAGTGTCGTATTGCGTGCGTTTATTCCTAACCCGTTGGCTATAATGGTCTGTATATAGGTGTCGTGATATTCTTCTACATAGGGAATAGCTGCATTAAAATACGTGAACATGGAGTCTGCTTGGCCGGAAAGTATATAAGCTTGTCCGATGTATGCGCCCACATAGGCTTGTGTTTTCTTGTCGTGGTTGGCAATGGCTTTACGGTAGTAAGTTTTAGCTGTGTCTATCAGTATTTCGTATTCTCCTTTACGTACGTACTCTCCCCAACTTTTGATAAGTGCGTAGGAATCTGTATGTGTTGCAGGCGTCTGTACGGTCATGGCGTTCTTCTCCTGTTCCTTACAGCCGGAGAGAAGCAATATTATCAGAAATATGTATGATAAAATGCTGTTCATTCGAATGCTGATTAAGAGCTTAAAGTCGGGTAATCATTACCAGTTTATCACTCTTTTTGTGGTATGTGCAACCGGTAGGTCTTGTTTGTTATTTAACAATATTGTACCTTTCGACAACAAAGATAGTGCAAAGAAAAAGCACAGGCAAATTTACAGGTTCATAAAAGTGCTGTGCGATAGGGCGGAAGTACCCACAGGCGAGGGGAATACATTTTACAATTAAACGTTTTTTTGCAATCCCTCTCCTCTATACTGTTTCGTAAAGCTACGGAACATGGCAGGGGAGAGGCCGATGCTTGACTTTTTCTCCGTTACTGCCTGTATTTTTCGATATATCCATTGAATTAACCCCTCCGTCACTTCGTGCCACCTCCCCTATATTTTGCTGTGCAAAACACAGAGGAGGAGGTTTAATACCCTTCTATCGTATTATTTATCGAATGAGACGGATCGTGTTTGTCCTTCTCCCTTGCCGTGCCTCGTAGCATTGCGGGGTGTGGCGCAGCCATAGGGGAGGTGGCACGAAGTGACGGAGGGATTGAGAAGATATTATATAATCTTTGATTGAGGAGTTAGAGGTATAAAACGGGTAATCCCCATTAATTATCGACAGAGCCCTGATTGTTTTTGATCGTTGTTTTGTGTGGATATATGCCTCTGCCCTGTATTCCACAAGAAAATGGGATACAGGGGGGTGAGATGTGTATTTGGAGAATGAAATATTTTCTTTTATTCTCGTCTATTGCAGCCGAAAGAGGCGGCATGGAATCCGGGATTCGGTTCACCGATCGGAGTTCTTACGTAAGTTTCGCACCAGATATTGCCGGAAAGAGGCGAAAGGGGACTGGGCCGATATTCCGGTGTATCGATGTGATTCGTAAGGTTCTCTTCCCGGTTCCCGAATTCATTTTCTAATGATTCGGGGGTGTCACCGGGTTTTCTTTCGTATGAATCGGATTCTTTTTCTTCTCTGTTTTCGGGGGTTGATGCGGTTTCCGAGGCGGCTTTTTCGTTCTCCTCGTTTTTTCTTTCCTCTTGTTTCCTGAGCGCTTCGCGCCGGCAGGCTTCGAATTGTTCGCGTTCCTCCCGTTCCTCGGGTGTGTCGAATATCTCTTCGTGGTCGACAAGGTACTGTGTGGACTCGATGTCGTATAGCCCGGCTTTCCGAAAGAGTTGGTTTCTCTTTTGGTAGTGCCAAGCGAGTGTTCCATCGGCTTGCATTTTCTTCCGGTCGCAGCGGGGACGTTTTCTCTCTTGGGAATGTCTTTCGAGCTTGTCGATACATCGAAGGACGGCGAGCAAGGTCAACCGGTCCTTTTTAGGATCGATTTCGAGGAGCATCTTGTAGTACTTGATTAGGGCTACTTGACGGTAGTTCTCGATTTCTCCTCTTAAATCTATGCTCGTGTCGAATCTTGTATCTATCATCGCTCGTTTGTTTTTTCGACAAAGGTATATTCTTGTTGTCGGAGGTTTATGGCATGATGATACTTTGATGAAAGAGACGTTCTTACCGTTTTTTATTTTTGTTATTTCTGTTATGGACTTGTCACAATTTTTGGAAAATAAATTTATAATGGAACGACTCCAATGCCGGGGCGATCCAGCAGTGTTATTTTTCCTTCGACAATTTTCACTCCATCGAATAGATCGTTGGATATAAGCAGGTTTCCGTCAAGGTCGGCCCAGTGGGCCAACGGCGACAGTTGTGCCGCGGCAGAGATGGCACAGGAGGTCTCGGTCATGCAACCGATCATCACTTTCATATCCAAAGCTCTTGCCAATATGGCCATTCGGTAGGCTTCGCGCATACCGGTGCTTTTCATTAGTTTTATATTGATACCATCGTAGAGCCCGTATGCTCGTCGTACATCGGGCATACGTTGCAAAAATTCATCGGCGATGATAGGCAGAGGAGCGCGTTCGTGGAGCCAAGCCTGTTCGTTTATCTTTTCTTTGGGCATGGGTTGTTCCACGAACAGGCAGTTTTGTTCACTAAGCCATTGTATCATTTCGAGCGCATACTCCTTATTGTCCCAACCTTGATTGACATCGACACAGATGGGGCGGTCGGTCTCTGAACGAATGATTTTTACCAATTCTTTATCGTTGTCCAATCCCATCTTGATTTTCAATACATTGTAGGGGGATGCTTCCCGCAGTTTCTGACGGACAACTTCTGCGGTATCTATCCCGATAGTAAAGGAGGTATCGGGGCATTTTTCGGGGGAGAGTCCCCATATTTTGTACCACGGTTGTCCCATGATTTTACCGACGAGATCGTGCAAAGCTATATCTACCGATGCTTTTGCCGACCGGTTGTCGGGTGCAACGGAATCTACATAGTCGAGAATTTCTTCCATGCGGAAAGGATCGGTAAACTGCTTCAAGTCGAGTTGCCCAAGAAAGCGGCATACCGATTCTTGGGTTTCGCCCAAATAAGGCGGCATGGAGGCTTCTCCGTATCCTGTCCATTCTCCGAAACGGAGTTGTACTTGTACATCGGGGGTGTGGGTACGAGAACTTTTCGCCAAATTGAAGGCGTGTTTCAATTTCAAATCATACGGTTTGAAAGAAAGTTGCAATCTATCTGAACT harbors:
- a CDS encoding helix-turn-helix transcriptional regulator, translated to MNSILSYIFLIILLLSGCKEQEKNAMTVQTPATHTDSYALIKSWGEYVRKGEYEILIDTAKTYYRKAIANHDKKTQAYVGAYIGQAYILSGQADSMFTYFNAAIPYVEEYHDTYIQTIIANGLGINARNTTLNYNASLAYFQEALQYADASEDKTNYYIILSNMTRIYYLRNDPSGIKYALEVYEGGSKLHNDYVRFLGALNVATMYYLSKNYDEALHYISEATAIATHMANTDEPDVIHGNILAAIGKPQQAELYFRKVLNHTQRTNIDVLTEAYLYYGNFLKAERRYDEANTAYQNGLILAEQQNHYYYRLQFYKGMAELFQEKGDIAMASQHKERHQSLADSIFNIEQERSFSHMILNYETEKAEKELSRKELLLSEKNRKLQLAVFVTGLIAVILIALYVLYVRKNHMYRQLVILYDTHRQRERQLLEQRDEKTDLVNTSQKNKALFDAVEKLMNDEHLYRSNSISIDMLVERLHSNRTYLSRMFTEQNTSFSEYINSYRIREALALLSEPENDIPLKVLSDSLGYNSLSSFYRAFQKEMGVPPSRFRQEIKKLHLDS
- a CDS encoding dipeptide epimerase, which translates into the protein MDRRDFLRKSAIGTLGLTLSPAFFNSCGTSVSKGTSSDRLQLSFKPYDLKLKHAFNLAKSSRTHTPDVQVQLRFGEWTGYGEASMPPYLGETQESVCRFLGQLDLKQFTDPFRMEEILDYVDSVAPDNRSAKASVDIALHDLVGKIMGQPWYKIWGLSPEKCPDTSFTIGIDTAEVVRQKLREASPYNVLKIKMGLDNDKELVKIIRSETDRPICVDVNQGWDNKEYALEMIQWLSEQNCLFVEQPMPKEKINEQAWLHERAPLPIIADEFLQRMPDVRRAYGLYDGINIKLMKSTGMREAYRMAILARALDMKVMIGCMTETSCAISAAAQLSPLAHWADLDGNLLISNDLFDGVKIVEGKITLLDRPGIGVVPL